Part of the Bacillota bacterium genome is shown below.
TGTTGTCCGTCGCACTGTTATCCGCGTGTTTTCTAAACATTTGCGCAAGGGAAAACAATAAAATCCCCCCAAGAAATGCCGGAATTGTCATAGAGATAAATCCCGGCCTTCCGAGGTTTACCGCAACAAGACCTGCTGCAATTGGAGCGATGCTAAACCCCGCATTACCCCCCAAAGCAAAGAGGGACATGCTTAAACCCGGCCGGGCGTTTCCAATGAGGTAAGTTTGCTTGGCGCCTTCCGAATGAGCGGCCGATAAACCAATGCCAGCTAAAATTACTCCCAAAAAGACTCCGCCAAGACTGCTGGAGATGCTCGTAAGGATGAGGCCAATTCCTGAAAGAAAACAACCAATCGGCAACAACAAGTTATTTGAAAGACGATCACTGATTGCACCAAGCACAACCGGAAAAACTGCCAACCCCAGGTCGTAAAGAAAAACAACAAGGCTTGCGGTAAAATAATCGAGATCCATCTCCTCCTTCAAGAGAGGAATGACGAGCCCCAACGATCCCTGGCAAAAATCACAGGCAAAATGACTGAAGGCAACTAAACTAACTAAAAG
Proteins encoded:
- a CDS encoding MFS transporter, whose amino-acid sequence is MLSKKVLLLVSLVAFSHFACDFCQGSLGLVIPLLKEEMDLDYFTASLVVFLYDLGLAVFPVVLGAISDRLSNNLLLPIGCFLSGIGLILTSISSSLGGVFLGVILAGIGLSAAHSEGAKQTYLIGNARPGLSMSLFALGGNAGFSIAPIAAGLVAVNLGRPGFISMTIPAFLGGILLFSLAQMFRKHADNSATDN